In the genome of Candoia aspera isolate rCanAsp1 chromosome 1, rCanAsp1.hap2, whole genome shotgun sequence, one region contains:
- the ARF6 gene encoding ADP-ribosylation factor 6 translates to MGKVLSKIFGNKEMRILMLGLDAAGKTTILYKLKLGQAVTTIPTVGFNVETVTYKNVKFNVWDVGGQDKIRPLWRHYYTGTQGLIFVVDCADRDRIDEARQELHRIINDREMRDAIILIFANKQDLPDAMKPHEIQEKLGLTRIRDRNWYVQPSCATSGDGLYEGLTWLTSNYKS, encoded by the coding sequence ATGGGCAAGGTACTGTCCAAGATCTTTGGCAACAAGGAGATGCGGATCTTGATGCTTGGCTTGGATGCAGCAGGCAAGACCACCATTCTATACAAACTGAAGCTGGGTCAAGCAGTCACAACCATCCCAACTGTGGGTTTCAATGTGGAAACAGTGACTTACAAAAATGTCAAGTTTAACGTGTGGGATGTTGGGGGCCAAGATAAAATCAGGCCTCTGTGGCGGCACTATTACACAGGCACTCAGGGCCTGATATTTGTGGTGGACTGCGCTGATCGGGACCGCATTGATGAGGCCCGTCAGGAATTGCACCGTATTATCAATGATCGAGAGATGCGGGATGCAATCATCCTTATCTTCGCCAACAAGCAGGACCTTCCTGATGCCATGAAGCCACATGAGATCCAAGAAAAACTGGGCCTGACCCGAATCAGGGATAGGAATTGGTATGTTCAGCCATCCTGTGCCACCTCGGGTGATGGACTCTATGAAGGGCTGACATGGTTAACATCTAACTATAAATCCTAA